The following are encoded together in the Daucus carota subsp. sativus chromosome 5, DH1 v3.0, whole genome shotgun sequence genome:
- the LOC108220009 gene encoding large ribosomal subunit protein eL20z has protein sequence MSEEKGDYHYHHHDEEQPPAAAIQYGTFQGVANYPQPQPAMGFPHPAPPPGHYAQPTSQAHHYAHGYQSSVPGYAVAEGRPIRERRLPCCGIGCAWFLFIIGFFLAGIPWYIGAFVLLCARYDHREKPGYVACTIAAVLAAIAVVFGLTSDEWD, from the exons ATGAGTGAAGAAAAGGGTGATTATCATTATCACCACCATGATGAAGAACAACCACCAGCAGCAGCAATCCAGTATGGTACTTTTCAAGGGGTTGCTAATTATCCACAGCCCCAGCCAGCTATGGGCTTCCCCCACCCTGCTCCCCCGCCTGGACACTATGCTCAGCCCACTTCACAGGCCCACCATTATGCCCATGGCTACCAGTCTTCTGTTCCAG GGTATGCAGTTGCTGAAGGAAGACCAATCAGAGAGCGCCGGCTTCCTTGTTGTGGTATTGGATGTGCCTGGTTCCT GTTCATAATTGGTTTCTTTCTTGCTGGTATCCCTTGGTATATTGGTGCATTTGTTCTACTCTGTGCCAGATATGACCATCGGGAGAAACCAGGATATGTTGCGTGCACTATAGCT GCTGTTCTTGCTGCTATTGCTGTGGTATTTGGTCTGACATCTGATGAGTGGGATTGA
- the LOC108221491 gene encoding cytochrome P450 CYP72A219-like, translating to MAYKFVMHFTLLLTLPALLSHTYTKDMELKLVIAAIFLGAILWTWRVLTWVWLRPKKVENMLREQGLSGNSYRLLYGDTKEIKHMAELANSYPINICDDILPRVLPFHHHIVKTYGKSSFSWIGPVARVNILEPELIKEILMNNTDFKKPTPNPLAKFLVSGLSGYEDEKWSKHRKIINPAFHVDKLENMLSAMCLCSSDMMKAWEVLVDGNSSAVCELNVHPYIEALTSDVISRTAFGSSYTEGRRIHQLQKEQAQLTVQVLQSVYIPGWSYLPTRRNRRLKEINSQLKCLFKDITEKREKTMNLGEDDKDGGLLSLLMKTSRKEIQENGDNSNLGMNTSEIIEECKTFYFAGQESTSNLLTWTMILLSIYPNWQVHAREEVFQVFGTRQPDYEGLSRLKIVTMILYEVLRLYPPATIFTRVIYKETKLGQMTLPPGVQFLLPVLLVHHDTEIWGEDAKEFKPDRFSQGISKATNNRISFFPFSWGPRICIGSNFAMLEAKIFIAMVLQRFSFELSPSYTHAPSFVLTLQPQHGAHLLLRKI from the exons ATGGCCTATAAATTCGTCATGCATTTCACTCTTCTTCTCACATTACCAGCTCTCCTTTCCCATACATATACTAAAGACATGGAACTGAAACTTGTGATTGCAGCAATCTTCTTGGGTGCCATTTTATGGACTTGGAGGGTGCTAACTTGGGTGTGGTTGAGGCCAAAAAAGGTCGAAAATATGTTAAGGGAGCAAGGTCTTTCTGGTAATTCATATCGCCTGCTCTACGGTGACACTAAGGAGATCAAACATATGGCAGAACTTGCTAATTCATATCCTATTAACATCTGTGATGATATTCTTCCTCGAGTCCTCCCTTTCCATCATCACATTGTCAAGACTTATG GAAAGAGTTCATTTTCATGGATTGGTCCAGTAGCAAGGGTAAACATTCTGGAACCAGAGCTGATCAAAGAAATTCTAATGAATAACACGGATTTTAAGAAACCCACTCCTAATCCTCTTGCAAAGTTTCTAGTATCCGGCTTGTCAGGCTATGAGGATGAAAAATGGAGCAAGCATCGGAAAATCATTAATCCAGCTTTCCATGTTGACAAATTAGAG AATATGTTATCGGCAATGTGCTTGTGCTCTAGCGACATGATGAAGGCATGGGAGGTCTTAGTAGACGGAAACTCCAGTGCAGTTTGTGAGTTGAATGTGCACCCTTATATTGAGGCCTTAACTAGCGACGTAATTTCCAGAACTGCTTTCGGTAGCAGCTATACAGAAGGTCGAAGAATACATCAACTTCAGAAAGAACAGGCTCAGCTCACGGTCCAAGTTCTTCAATCTGTTTACATTCCAGGGTGGAG CTATTTGCCAACTAGGAGAAACAGGAGATTAAAAGAAATCAACTCTCAGTTGAAATGCCTTTTTAAAGATATCACTGAAAAAAGGGAGAAGACCATGAATTTGGGAGAAGATGATAAGGACGGTGGCTTATTGAGCTTGTTAATGAAAACTAGTCGAAAAGAAATTCAAGAAAACGGAGACAACAGTAACCTTGGTATGAACACATCAGAAATAATTGAGGAgtgcaaaacattttattttgcTGGTCAAGAAAGCACATCAAATCTTCTAACCTGGACAATGATTCTATTGAGCATTTACCCAAATTGGCAAGTTCATGCTAGAGAAGAGGTGTTTCAAGTATTTGGAACCCGACAACCAGATTATGAGGGACTAAGCCGCCTCAAGATA GTAACAATGATTCTGTACGAGGTTCTGAGATTGTATCCTCCTGCCACAATATTTACCCGAGTCATCTACAAAGAAACAAAACTAGGACAGATGACACTGCCTCCTGGGGTACAGTTTTTGTTGCCAGTACTATTAGTGCATCATGACACTGAAATATGGGGAGAGGATGCGAAAGAGTTCAAACCAGATAGATTTTCACAGGGAATTAGTAAAGCAACCAATAACCGGATTTCGTTCTTCCCTTTCAGCTGGGGACCTAGAATATGTATTGGCAGCAATTTTGCGATGTTGGAAGCAAAAATTTTCATAGCAATGGTGCTTCAACGCTTTTCCTTTGAGCTTTCACCTTCTTACACTCATGCTCCTTCATTTGTGTTAACCCTTCAACCCCAACATGGTGCTCATTTGCTTCTGCGAAAAATATAA
- the LOC108222195 gene encoding cytochrome P450 CYP72A219-like has protein sequence MDAKAISLLSSIAISVVILVIVTVTKKVVNKVWLKPKQLEKFLKAQGFKGNPYRILLGDMGDYVRVTKAEQPKEIKLCGDVSQHALPYIHYIVKKYGKANSYMWWGPEPRLNILDPELIKEIMSKSNVFRKPYPNPIGEIITGGLLTAEDEKWTRHRKLISPAFHVDKLKNMLPAMHLSFQEMLKKWEELVSATGSAEVDVWPYLEDMSGDVISRTAFGSNHEEGRKIFLLQKEQAHLAIHLAWVSFIPGWRYIPTKACRRMNEVCTELQVSIKSIIRKRELAKQRGEANNDDDLLGILTESNSKEIEERGIGMSIQEVIDECKLFYFAGSETTSNLLVWTMVLLSAHKEWQTSAREEVLKAFGSKKPDYDGINYLKTVSMILQEVLRLYPPAAMLIRAIPKEAQLGNMNFPGGIGFVLPILLLHYDTDIWGSNAHEFKPERFSQGIFSATKGRFSYMPFGGGPRICIGQNFAMVEAKMALAMILQQFSFELSPSYAHAPFQIITLQPQHGAKIILHKL, from the exons ATGGATGCAAAGGCGATTTCATTGTTATCCTCTATAGCAATCTCAGTTGTCATACTTGTAATTGTGACTGTGACAAAAAAGGTAGTAAATAAGGTGTGGTTGAAACCTAAGCAGCTAGAGAAGTTCCTGAAAGCTCAGGGCTTCAAAGGAAATCCCTACAGGATTCTTCTTGGTGACATGGGGGACTATGTAAGGGTCACTAAAGCGGAACAACCTAAAGAGATCAAGCTCTGCGGTGATGTCTCTCAGCATGCCTTGCCCTACATTCATTACATCGTTAAAAAATATG GTAAGGCAAATTCATATATGTGGTGGGGACCTGAACCAAGGCTCAACATATTAGATCCAGAACTAATCAAGGAGATTATGTCCAAGTCGAATGTGTTTAGAAAGCCATACCCCAACCCAATTGGCGAAATAATAACTGGCGGGCTGTTGACAGCTGAAGATGAGAAATGGACGAGGCATAGAAAGTTAATCAGCCCAGCCTTTCACGTAGACAAGTTAAAG AATATGCTGCCAGCAATGCATTTGAGTTTCCAAGAGATGCTCAAGAAATGGGAAGAATTAGTGTCAGCGACAGGTTCAGCTGAAGTTGATGTTTGGCCCTATCTTGAGGACATGTCAGGGGATGTTATATCTCGAACTGCATTTGGTAGTAACCACGAAGAAGGTAGAAAGATCTTTCTTCTCCAGAAAGAGCAAGCTCACCTCGCCATTCATTTAGCATGGGTTTCTTTTATACCTGGTTGGAG GTACATTCCAACCAAAGCATGCAGGAGAATGAATGAAGTATGCACCGAATTACAAGTTTCAATCAAGAGTATCATTAGAAAAAGAGAGTTGGCAAAGCAGAGAGGAGAAGCCAACAATGACGATGATTTGTTAGGTATTTTAACAGAATCCAATTCCAAGGAGATTGAAGAACGAGGAATAGGAATGAGTATCCAGGAGGTTATAGATGAGTGCAAACTATTTTATTTTGCGGGGTCAGAGACTACCTCAAATTTGCTTGTGTGGACAATGGTTTTACTGAGTGCACACAAAGAGTGGCAAACCAGTGCAAGAGAAGAAGTTCTAAAAGCTTTTGGAAGCAAAAAACCAGACTATGATGGGATAAATTATCTTAAAACA GTATCAATGATACTGCAAGAGGTGTTAAGGTTATACCCTCCTGCAGCTATGCTTATCCGGGCTATTCCCAAGGAAGCACAACTAGGCAATATGAATTTTCCAGGTGGAATTGGATTTGTGTTGCCGATCCTGCTACTCCACTATGACACTGATATATGGGGCAGCAATGCACATGAATTCAAGCCAGAAAGGTTCTCCCAGGGCATTTTCAGTGCAACAAAAGGCAGATTCTCATATATGCCATTTGGAGGGGGTCCCCGAATTTGTATTGGGCAAAATTTTGCAATGGTTGAAGCCAAAATGGCGTTGGCAATGATCCTACAGCAGTTCTCGTTTGAACTTTCGCCATCTTATGCACATGCCCCTTTCCAGATTATAACTCTTCAACCTCAACATGGAGCCAAAATAATTCTGCACAAGCTCTAG
- the LOC108222198 gene encoding cytochrome P450 CYP72A219: MEGISPLLLAISVVAFTSLAAIAFKVVNWVWLRPKKYEKYLNERGYHANPYRLLRGDILEYAAMGEENRLKQIKASDNVSFHALPYIHSIIKKHGKKAFIWFGPTPSIQMTDPEHIREIMSKPNVFHKMHPDPLADTILGGLLSSEDPKWSRDRRIMSPAFHLEKLKTMLPAIQQTCDEMIKKWEMLVLETGSAEFDVFPNLQDLSGDVISRTAFGSNYKEGRRIFILQKEQIDLFHQLLKFVIIPGWRYLPLKANKRMNTVCKEIHTLLRGIISKRQKSMEMGEVGNDDLLGILLKSNSVEIKENGIGMDIEEVIKECKLFYFAGSETTSNLVVWTLIMLSMHPEWQARAREEVVQAFGSRTPDFDGLNHLKIVTMVLQEVLRLYPPVPLFTRSLPKDAELGKIVLPGGIIIAVPVILLHHDPDIWGKDSLEFRPERFSEGVSSATKGKYSYIPFGGGPRVCIGQNFAMVEAKLALTMILQRFQFQLSPSYVHAPFPIVTLQPQYGAPLVVHQL, encoded by the exons ATGGAAGGCATTTCACCATTACTCTTAGCAATCTCAGTTGTTGCATTCACAAGTCTCGCAGCTATAGCATTCAAAGTGGTAAATTGGGTTTGGTTGAGGCCTAAGAAGTATGAGAAGTACCTAAATGAACGAGGATACCATGCGAATCCATACAGGCTTTTACGAGGTGACATACTTGAGTATGCAGCCATGGGTGAGGAGAATAGGCTCAAGCAGATCAAAGCGTCTGATAATGTCTCCTTCCATGCTCTACCGTACATCCATAGCATTATCAAGAAACATG GTAAAAAAGCATTTATTTGGTTTGGACCAACACCAAGCATACAAATGACTGATCCGGAACATATCAGGGAGATTATGTCCAAGCCTAATGTATTTCATAAGATGCACCCTGACCCCCTTGCTGATACAATCCTTGGCGGACTCCTAAGCTCTGAGGATCCGAAATGGTCCAGAGATAGACGAATAATGAGCCCTGCTTTCCACTTGGAAAAGTTAAAG ACTATGCTTCCAGCAATTCAACAAACTTGTGATGAGATGATCAAGAAATGGGAAATGCTAGTCTTGGAGACGGGTTCAGCAGAATTTGATGTCTTCCCGAATCTTCAAGATCTGTCTGGCGATGTCATTTCTCGGACAGCATTTGGCAGTAATTACAAAGAAGGAAGAAGAATCTTTATCCTCCAGAAGGAACAAATAGATCTCTTTCATCAACTTCTTAAATTTGTTATCATCCCGGGATGGAG GTATCTTCCTCTTAAAGCAAACAAGAGGATGAACACAGTCTGCAAAGAAATACATACTCTACTAAGGGGTATCATTAGCAAACGGCAGAAGTCAATGGAAATGGGTGAAGTTGGAAATGATGACTTGTTGGGTATTCTGTTGAAATCTAATTCTgtagaaattaaagaaaatggTATCGGAATGGATATTGAAGAGGTGATAAAAGAGTGCAAGCTATTTTATTTTGCTGGTTCGGAGACAACCTCAAATCTGGTTGTTTGGACCTTAATTATGCTGAGTATGCATCCAGAATGGCAAGCTCGTGCAAGAGAAGAAGTTGTTCAAGCTTTTGGCAGCAGAACACCTGACTTTGATGGACTAAATCATCTCAAAATT GTAACTATGGTTCTACAAGAAGTCCTAAGGTTGTATCCACCTGTACCTCTTTTTACCCGATCACTCCCAAAAGATGCAGAACTAGGTAAAATTGTTCTTCCGGGTGGAATAATAATTGCAGTTCCAGTAATCCTGCTTCACCATGATCCTGATATATGGGGCAAGGATTCGCTTGAATTCAGACCAGAGAGGTTCTCAGAGGGAGTTTCAAGCGCGACAAAGGGCAAATATTCTTACATTCCATTTGGAGGGGGTCCACGAGTATGCATTGGGCAAAACTTTGCAATGGTTGAAGCCAAATTGGCACTGACAATGATTTTACAACGCTTTCAGTTTCAACTTTCTCCGTCTTATGTTCATGCTCCTTTCCCAATTGTAACTCTGCAACCGCAATATGGAGCGCCACTAGTTGTGCATCAGCTCTAG